A window of Fluoribacter dumoffii NY 23 contains these coding sequences:
- a CDS encoding DapH/DapD/GlmU-related protein — MTEKKKNKVKKAPGKTELSASMLIIIDLVSILFSLMPGVAAFSITGLFLYHGYTLTWLVLPLAPFVLFTSFIVIVAVIRLCLPRLKPGRYKREMNKMTFAWFCHFALTRSAKIIGLAPLLQTFNCVKFFYWRALGAKVSFQIVNSFDVDFVDCPLITIGKNVTLGSGVSISCHSDVGNLLFLAPVIIEENVFIGMSTAIGPGTTIKKGCWIGYGNTFVNQVVEENTRLGNVRPTPDAQ, encoded by the coding sequence ATGACTGAAAAGAAGAAAAACAAGGTAAAAAAGGCTCCCGGGAAGACCGAATTATCAGCTTCCATGCTTATCATCATTGATTTGGTCTCTATTTTATTTAGTTTAATGCCTGGTGTGGCTGCATTCAGTATTACAGGATTGTTTCTTTATCATGGTTATACATTGACCTGGTTGGTTCTTCCTTTGGCGCCCTTTGTTTTATTTACCTCGTTTATTGTAATTGTTGCAGTGATTAGATTATGTTTGCCTCGTTTAAAACCCGGTCGCTATAAACGCGAAATGAATAAAATGACTTTTGCCTGGTTTTGTCATTTTGCCCTGACTCGTTCTGCAAAAATAATCGGTCTGGCTCCTTTGTTACAAACGTTTAATTGTGTAAAATTTTTCTACTGGCGTGCCCTGGGTGCCAAAGTTTCTTTTCAGATAGTCAATTCATTCGATGTCGACTTTGTAGATTGTCCTTTAATCACTATAGGAAAAAATGTCACTCTTGGCAGTGGAGTGTCAATAAGTTGTCACTCTGATGTAGGTAATTTACTTTTTCTTGCCCCTGTAATCATCGAAGAAAATGTTTTTATCGGTATGTCCACTGCAATTGGGCCAGGAACGACTATAAAAAAAGGCTGTTGGATTGGTTATGGAAATACGTTCGTTAATCAGGTAGTTGAAGAAAATACCCGCTTAGGTAATGTCAGGCCTACACCGGATGCGCAGTAG
- a CDS encoding GH3 family domain-containing protein, translating into MNWKRIFIAAITRKKYLDFIEDTKHPERSRERLWNEEVVPLLKKSAYWQPLLNNLQHLTLNDFPITTYEDYEEDLLTAQHSQVQPFNGEKLIFWSETSGTAGVRKFFPITASFQTQFQRTMPPYIYTLAQHYHGLFKEKIAYLVAVDAHKLTPAGIPSGWISNFNYRNLPSFIKRFYAMPDELFDNAEVYAQWSALYALATDLSALFAVTPMVIETLFERCLKDFKHLLPYLLGEKMVPDFLPPVKITRKRRRYLRELALKEPRSFKEFWPSLNVIGCWISSLCEYPARQLQKVLGEGVSMVDGTLSATEGWLTVPIDDQPGGYLHPGAHIVEFIEEGKSIKKENLLQPWELEQGKNYEVFLTTAMGFVRYRLKDVVKCTGFLNKAPRLEFCYKSQMIKLENCSISGQELQKMLGDLAFEIEPYWYFARNSLGNRIVFVTDDTVQIPPSLLEQMHEALININEPYAHGVITKEVLPMVLLQLPKEELMADSHAQTKPKLISQRVIREK; encoded by the coding sequence AAAAAAATACTTGGATTTTATTGAGGATACCAAGCATCCCGAGCGTTCGCGTGAACGCTTATGGAATGAAGAAGTTGTTCCTTTATTAAAAAAATCCGCCTACTGGCAGCCTTTGCTAAACAATTTACAGCATTTAACCCTGAATGATTTTCCCATTACCACTTACGAAGATTATGAAGAAGATCTTTTGACGGCTCAGCACAGTCAAGTTCAGCCATTTAATGGAGAAAAATTAATTTTTTGGTCAGAAACTTCGGGTACTGCAGGAGTTAGAAAATTTTTTCCCATCACTGCATCATTTCAGACTCAGTTTCAGCGAACGATGCCGCCCTATATTTATACTCTGGCCCAGCACTATCATGGGTTATTTAAAGAAAAAATAGCCTATTTGGTCGCGGTTGATGCGCATAAACTGACTCCGGCAGGCATCCCCTCAGGATGGATCAGTAATTTTAATTATCGAAATTTACCTTCTTTTATTAAACGTTTTTATGCTATGCCTGATGAACTATTCGATAACGCTGAAGTTTATGCCCAATGGTCGGCTTTATACGCTTTGGCGACGGACCTCAGTGCTCTATTTGCAGTGACCCCCATGGTTATAGAAACTTTATTTGAGCGTTGCCTTAAAGATTTTAAACATTTATTACCTTATTTGCTGGGTGAAAAAATGGTTCCTGATTTTTTACCACCCGTGAAAATTACCCGAAAACGCCGACGGTATTTACGTGAATTAGCGCTAAAGGAGCCACGCTCTTTCAAAGAGTTTTGGCCCTCTTTAAATGTAATAGGGTGCTGGATTTCCAGTCTTTGCGAGTATCCAGCCCGGCAATTGCAAAAAGTGCTGGGAGAAGGCGTTTCTATGGTGGATGGTACTTTATCAGCTACTGAAGGATGGCTTACCGTTCCTATAGACGACCAACCAGGAGGTTATTTGCATCCCGGTGCCCATATTGTCGAGTTTATAGAAGAGGGAAAGAGCATTAAAAAAGAAAATCTTCTCCAACCCTGGGAATTGGAACAAGGTAAAAATTATGAAGTGTTCCTAACTACAGCAATGGGTTTTGTTCGGTATCGGCTAAAGGATGTGGTGAAATGTACTGGTTTTTTAAATAAAGCCCCCCGGCTGGAATTTTGTTATAAAAGTCAAATGATTAAATTGGAAAACTGTTCTATCTCGGGCCAGGAATTGCAGAAAATGCTGGGTGATCTTGCTTTTGAAATAGAACCTTATTGGTATTTTGCCCGTAATAGCCTCGGAAATAGAATTGTTTTCGTTACCGATGATACGGTACAAATTCCTCCTTCATTATTAGAGCAAATGCATGAGGCCTTAATCAACATCAATGAACCCTATGCCCATGGAGTGATTACTAAGGAAGTGCTCCCCATGGTTTTGTTGCAATTGCCCAAAGAGGAATTAATGGCAGATAGTCATGCGCAGACCAAACCCAAGCTGATATCTCAGCGTGTAATCAGAGAAAAATAG